The Deinococcus humi genome contains a region encoding:
- a CDS encoding diacylglycerol/lipid kinase family protein, whose product MNRSLMADPFASPGAASSPDPLSALAGKRVLLVFNPKSGQGESTLPDFVSLVRGAGADVTERELVKDTPMSQYVADLENFNLLVGAGGDGTVSSLAYAARYTDVPILAYPAGTANLIARNLNLPNNPAELAAVLAAGQSVRVDLGEIEVRGEKSGFAMLAGAGADAAMIRDSEDLKEKYGELAYVMSAMRQVNPKKTTFHLVIDGELRSFEGIGVMVANFGMANYRLPITSDISPSDGKLTVVLIKAGNILRLVPNIIDSVRAKLNLGDPMFSGNLETLEAKTVTVGADDPFPLQYDGELHVETTPFTASIVPGAVRFLTPVRKADLDT is encoded by the coding sequence ATGAATAGGTCACTTATGGCAGATCCCTTCGCTTCCCCCGGCGCTGCGAGTTCCCCTGATCCCCTCTCCGCCCTGGCAGGCAAGCGGGTGCTGCTGGTCTTCAATCCCAAAAGTGGCCAGGGAGAAAGTACCCTCCCCGATTTCGTCAGCCTGGTCCGGGGGGCCGGAGCGGACGTCACTGAGCGTGAACTGGTCAAGGACACGCCGATGAGTCAATACGTTGCCGATCTGGAGAACTTCAATCTTCTGGTCGGAGCAGGTGGTGACGGTACGGTGAGCAGTCTGGCCTACGCTGCGCGGTATACGGACGTGCCCATTCTCGCCTACCCGGCGGGCACCGCCAACCTGATTGCCAGGAACCTGAATCTGCCGAACAACCCTGCCGAACTGGCGGCCGTTCTGGCGGCTGGCCAGAGCGTGCGGGTGGATCTGGGCGAGATTGAGGTCAGGGGCGAAAAGAGCGGCTTTGCCATGCTTGCGGGCGCGGGCGCGGATGCAGCGATGATCCGCGATTCCGAAGACCTCAAGGAGAAATACGGTGAACTCGCCTACGTCATGAGCGCGATGCGCCAGGTCAATCCGAAGAAGACCACCTTTCACCTCGTCATTGATGGCGAGCTCCGCTCATTTGAGGGCATCGGGGTGATGGTTGCGAACTTCGGTATGGCCAATTACCGCCTGCCGATCACGTCGGACATCAGTCCCAGTGACGGCAAGCTCACAGTGGTGCTGATCAAGGCCGGGAACATTCTGCGCCTAGTGCCCAACATCATTGACTCCGTTCGGGCCAAGCTGAATCTCGGAGATCCCATGTTCAGCGGGAACCTGGAGACCCTGGAGGCCAAGACGGTGACAGTCGGGGCTGACGATCCTTTTCCCCTGCAATACGACGGTGAGCTGCACGTCGAGACGACACCCTTCACAGCGAGCATCGTGCCGGGTGCCGTCCGCTTCCTGACACCGGTCAGGAAAGCGGATCTGGACACTTGA
- a CDS encoding HD domain-containing phosphohydrolase: MAHLTPTALGPAPEYRRLVEEMPIMLWTADVAGRWTHVNRRWIEYTGVIGETTGFGFEEGLHPEDVAPTLAVWTEAIRTGQPYDIEYRLRDQAGGYRWFVVRGRKLAAPLADDVAWVGSCSDIDEHKQAELQALAAQRAAVRALGLALETRDGDTGGHTDRVVRHALSLGRALGLSAEDLTALELGALLHDVGKIGLPDTVLLKPGALDDQAWALIRSHSAEGERFAAALGFLPPAALAVIRHHHERWDGQGYPDGLAWDRIPLLARIFTVVDVYDALVSERPYKAAWTPAQAREEIARQSALQFDPQVVDVFLSSTPVPEER, from the coding sequence ATGGCTCACCTGACGCCCACGGCGCTTGGACCTGCGCCCGAATATCGGCGCCTGGTGGAAGAAATGCCGATCATGCTCTGGACGGCTGACGTTGCGGGACGCTGGACGCATGTCAATCGGCGCTGGATCGAGTACACCGGCGTCATCGGAGAAACCACGGGGTTTGGCTTTGAGGAGGGCCTGCATCCTGAAGACGTTGCCCCCACCCTGGCAGTCTGGACCGAGGCCATCCGCACCGGGCAGCCTTACGACATCGAGTACCGCCTGCGCGATCAGGCTGGGGGCTACCGCTGGTTCGTCGTGCGTGGCCGTAAGCTGGCTGCGCCTCTTGCCGACGACGTGGCCTGGGTGGGCAGTTGCAGCGACATCGATGAGCACAAGCAGGCCGAACTCCAGGCTCTGGCCGCGCAGCGCGCAGCGGTACGCGCCCTTGGGTTGGCGCTCGAAACGCGGGACGGGGACACTGGCGGCCACACAGACCGGGTGGTGCGCCACGCCCTCAGCCTGGGACGGGCGTTGGGCCTGAGCGCCGAGGACCTGACGGCGCTTGAACTGGGGGCCTTGCTGCACGACGTGGGCAAGATCGGTCTTCCAGATACGGTGCTGCTCAAACCAGGCGCGCTGGATGACCAGGCATGGGCGCTGATTCGCAGTCATTCTGCTGAAGGTGAACGCTTTGCCGCCGCCCTGGGCTTCCTTCCCCCAGCCGCGCTGGCCGTGATCCGGCATCACCACGAGCGCTGGGACGGCCAGGGCTATCCTGATGGTCTGGCCTGGGACCGGATTCCGCTGCTGGCCCGCATCTTTACGGTGGTGGATGTGTACGACGCGCTGGTAAGTGAGCGGCCTTACAAGGCTGCTTGGACGCCTGCGCAGGCCCGCGAGGAGATCGCACGGCAGTCAGCTCTCCAGTTCGATCCCCAGGTCGTCGATGTGTTCCTGAGTTCGACACCCGTGCCTGAAGAGAGGTGA
- a CDS encoding DDE-type integrase/transposase/recombinase, with product MRWTGPTSAATKPPTTAAPSSSKTCHETLREWCIKFSALFVEGLRHRAQRRGSQWPPDEGCVKVGGANNWLWRAVDEHGFVLDILQRHPDTDAAKTLLTLVLGEDDVPEVIHTGGLCRDGAATRVRPSLVHVAHQQVLSTARCHHVLEQDHRATRQRERSRQGFRRRKCA from the coding sequence ATGAGATGGACCGGGCCAACGTCTGCTGCAACGAAACCACCGACCACGGCGGCACCCTCGTCATCGAAGACCTGCCACGAGACCCTCCGCGAGTGGTGCATCAAGTTCAGCGCCCTTTTCGTCGAAGGCCTGCGTCACCGGGCACAGAGGCGGGGTTCCCAGTGGCCTCCCGACGAGGGGTGCGTCAAGGTTGGCGGAGCCAACAACTGGCTGTGGCGGGCCGTGGACGAGCACGGGTTCGTGCTCGATATCCTCCAGCGGCACCCGGACACTGACGCGGCGAAGACCTTGCTGACGCTGGTCCTGGGAGAAGACGATGTTCCAGAGGTCATCCATACCGGCGGGCTCTGTCGCGACGGAGCCGCGACTCGAGTGAGACCGAGCTTGGTCCATGTCGCCCATCAACAGGTGCTCTCTACAGCCAGGTGTCACCACGTTCTTGAACAAGACCACCGAGCGACACGGCAACGAGAGCGAAGTCGGCAGGGGTTCAGGCGACGGAAATGCGCTTGA